A stretch of Microbacterium sp. 4R-513 DNA encodes these proteins:
- the sufU gene encoding Fe-S cluster assembly sulfur transfer protein SufU, whose protein sequence is MSGLDALYQELILDHSKRRVGFGLAEEEGSTATSHQHNPICGDDITLRVRVDGDTVRDVTWEGAGCAISQSSASMLASLVAEDGGMPRAEASALVDGFREALRSRGTVDLDEEVYSDAAALSGVSKYTARVKCAMLAWVAFEDALARA, encoded by the coding sequence ATGAGCGGCCTCGACGCCCTGTACCAGGAGCTCATCCTCGACCACTCCAAGCGTCGCGTCGGATTCGGCCTGGCGGAGGAGGAGGGGTCGACAGCGACCTCCCACCAGCACAATCCGATCTGCGGTGACGACATCACGCTTCGCGTCCGCGTCGACGGCGACACCGTCCGGGACGTCACGTGGGAGGGCGCCGGCTGCGCGATCTCGCAGTCGTCGGCGTCGATGCTCGCCTCGCTCGTCGCGGAGGACGGAGGGATGCCCCGGGCCGAGGCATCCGCCCTCGTCGACGGATTCCGCGAAGCGCTGCGCTCGCGGGGCACCGTCGACCTCGACGAGGAGGTGTACTCGGATGCCGCGGCACTGAGCGGCGTCTCGAAGTACACCGCCCGCGTCAAGTGCGCGATGCTCGCGTGGGTCGCCTTCGAGGACGCCCTCGCCCGCGCCTGA
- a CDS encoding potassium-transporting ATPase subunit F, with amino-acid sequence MIVFSLLAAALGVAAVVYLVFALVKPEDF; translated from the coding sequence GTGATCGTCTTCTCGCTTCTCGCCGCCGCGCTCGGTGTCGCCGCTGTCGTCTATCTCGTCTTCGCCCTCGTGAAGCCGGAGGACTTCTGA